A genomic segment from Nocardia cyriacigeorgica GUH-2 encodes:
- a CDS encoding esterase/lipase family protein: MRRSTSRRLLRSVVVASAAVLALSTVGGQAAAAPTEQDLADYIAAGRSVAGPVADSGSSSGSACDSGSGAGSGNGSGDCYGGSGSSSGSSGGYASDTIGYGPSQTSWLAAFAYGLANGDAAPPGANDWNCKPTAEHPRPVLLIHGTWMNAYNGFAYMGQPIKDAGFCTFTFNYGRSNLLEGGGLGSVLPGVMGTGYIQDSAKQLAVFVDRVLAATGASEVDIVAHSQGGSMSNWYTKFEGGAAKVKNLITYGATHHGTSLDGIGALGRAINNLGIDILGFIEIFVGHAGIQQTIGSDFVNQLNANGDTVPGVDYTIVGTRYDEITNPYDLTFLKPGPGATVRNITLQDGCEQDISDHLTMMYSPRALSIALNALDPVQFPQLQCTFNPWLIGGGGQL, translated from the coding sequence ATGAGACGAAGTACCTCTCGCCGGTTGTTGCGTTCGGTGGTGGTGGCGAGTGCGGCGGTGCTCGCGTTGTCCACGGTGGGTGGGCAGGCCGCGGCCGCGCCGACGGAGCAGGATCTGGCCGACTATATTGCGGCGGGGCGGTCGGTGGCGGGGCCGGTGGCCGATTCGGGGTCGAGTTCGGGGTCGGCGTGTGATTCCGGTAGCGGCGCCGGCTCGGGTAACGGGTCCGGTGATTGCTACGGGGGTTCGGGTAGTAGTTCGGGGTCGTCGGGTGGGTATGCCTCCGACACCATCGGTTACGGGCCTTCGCAGACGTCGTGGTTGGCGGCGTTCGCCTACGGCCTGGCCAATGGTGATGCGGCCCCGCCGGGCGCCAATGACTGGAATTGCAAGCCGACGGCGGAGCATCCGCGGCCGGTGTTGTTGATCCACGGCACCTGGATGAACGCCTACAACGGGTTCGCCTATATGGGTCAGCCGATCAAGGATGCCGGGTTCTGCACCTTCACCTTCAACTACGGGCGCTCGAATCTGCTCGAGGGTGGCGGGTTGGGGTCGGTGCTGCCCGGGGTGATGGGCACCGGCTACATCCAGGACTCGGCCAAACAACTGGCGGTGTTCGTCGACCGGGTGTTGGCGGCGACCGGCGCCAGTGAGGTCGATATCGTGGCGCATTCGCAGGGTGGGTCGATGTCGAACTGGTACACCAAGTTCGAAGGGGGTGCGGCGAAGGTGAAGAACCTGATCACTTACGGCGCCACCCATCACGGCACCAGCCTCGACGGCATCGGCGCCCTGGGTCGCGCGATCAACAACCTGGGCATCGATATTCTCGGGTTCATCGAGATCTTCGTCGGGCATGCCGGGATCCAGCAGACCATCGGCTCGGACTTCGTCAACCAACTCAACGCCAATGGCGACACCGTCCCGGGGGTGGATTACACGATCGTCGGCACCCGCTATGACGAGATCACCAATCCCTATGATCTGACGTTCCTGAAGCCGGGACCGGGGGCCACGGTCCGCAATATCACCCTGCAAGACGGCTGCGAACAAGACATCTCCGACCACTTGACGATGATGTACTCGCCGCGGGCACTGTCCATCGCGTTGAACGCGTTGGATCCGGTGCAGTTCCCGCAACTGCAATGCACCTTCAACCCCTGGCTCATCGGCGGCGGCGGACAACTCTGA